The DNA sequence ACACATAGTTTTCCGTTTAGGACAGCTGGGCTCAACATATTAACTTTGTTGACTAAACAAAGGAGCcattacacagatacacactcattctgacaatcactcaccagattcttcacaattaagaaatgtctcagataagacacacgcaagcttaaaaaaaagtcttaagaacaaaaacgttactgcaacaacaatgtatttattagttcttactaaaatcacatgcttcaataaaaaaaaagcataaactgtacagacatgctaaccagcaCTGATTAAGGTACACACTtggagtcaaaaagctatgccatcaacataagcagtgttgtttgtttgtttgtttatttgttgcttaacgtccagccgactacgcagagccatatcaggacgaggaagggggggatgaagggggccacttgtcaagcgattcctgtttacaaatgcactaacccattacttgtgtcccagcaggctttagtaaaactaaattaatacctactggaagattaccagtttccagtatgttaaaataggcttaacctatctactgctggacttacatcagaacactaacagattaaactatacatgaatcgcgagacaagcggcaagagaagagatttttggaaaaaatacaggtgaatgagcaagaaggcagaaaaaagaaaagaattcatgaagaaaaagagagcatgacaggaaagaggaaccaaaaatctacctaacagcaaactagaaagctcctgcggttccaaaaacagaaggggcctttaatttcataaccgcagtgccccactgcgggaataagcagtgttgaatctgtttcaaattgcacacttcagtcaaaaagctatggcatcaacatatgcagtgttgaatctgtttcaaattgcacaccagtcaaaaatcacaTGTCTGACAATGAGTGAATTAGTGTTTCCAATCAATGAACGGTAACTGTTTACattaaaaactgacaaaaaagtgagaaaaaaaaagaaaagaaaaagaactgtacacacacacacttggcatCAGATCTCAAAATCAAATAAGAATAGTGTTGAGTCTTAAAAATGCTTTGAATTATACACACTTGAGCCAGGAAGCAAAAAAAGGAACTACACTCATGCCAGCCAGCACAAGTCATACAGATACTGTACACAAGTCAAATCAATACTGTGTTTCAGGTTTGGCAtccacataaacagttttgtttctgttttaaatcacacacttgtcaataaactatacagacatgctaaccagcattgattaaggcacacacttgagtcaaaaagctatggcattaacataagcagtgttgaatcttgTTTCAAACTGCACATTTCAGTCAAAAAGCGAGTGAATCGGTGTTTCAATCATTAGCAAAATTAATACTGCTGTTGAGTAAATCTCGGTGTCTTCCTCCAGCGTCGACTTTCGGAATTCTGAAAAATGCAAGAGCATTTTCCTTGTTGCTTCGGCTTGTGCAACCGATTATGCAACAAGTATTCACCATCTTGAATGAAATTTAGCCAAATCGTCGACGCAAATACGGAATCGCCGCAGCGAAACTACGCGATCGGCACCACGCTTCCATGTTTTCGCTAAGCGGCGCGGTGGCTTCTTGCCCTCCAAGCCCCGGTGCgcacgaagtgatgacgtcaatagGGAGACCTCCATATATAGTCACATGCCAGTAGTCTCAGCAAGATCAAAAACTGGTCGGCTGTTCCCATGACCCATCTCGTGTCGGACATATCCTGTCTCATCAAAGAACCATGACCGATCTCAAGTGGGACATATCTTCAGTGTTCTTTGAAATGGAAACAAACGCCTCACATGCTGTGCGGTGAGTGACTCAGGGGCGTTGCGCTGTGTCAAGTGAAAGTCCAAAGTCAGTTTTCAAGGTCGTCAAACTGCACTACAACCGGCAAAAGTCATGAGAGCTTGTTCACGCATCAGAGTGATGAGAATGGCAAAAAGTGGCGACTGACAATATGTTATTGTTGAACAAGTGACAATCAGTCACGAAGTGTGTCAATGTGTGGgtcacagtttgtgtgtgtgtgtcagtgtgtgtgtgtgtgtgtgtttgactaaatgttttaacatatatggggaatcgagacgagggtcgtgccgtgtatgtgtgtgtctgtgtgtgtgtgtagagcgattcagactaaactactggactgatctttatgacatttgacatgagagttcctgggaaacGTTTTTCccccattttttcgataaatacctttgatcacgtcatatccggctttttgtaaaagttgaggcggcactgtcacaccctcatttttcaatcaaattgattgaaattttggcaaagcaatcttagacgaaggcctgactttggtattgcatttttgcttggtggcttaaaaaactaatgaatgagtttggtcaataaaaatcggaaacttgtaattaaaattattttgttattaaacgatccaaaatcagtttaatcttattcttcgtaattttctgattccaaaaacatatacatatgttatatttggattaaaaacaagctttgaaaattaaaaatatgaaaattatgattaaaattaattttccgaaatcgaacaatttcatcttatttcttgtcggtccctgattccaaaaacatatagatatgatatgtttggattacaaacaaactcagtaagctaaaaagaatagagatacagaaaagcgtgttatcctgctcagcgtgaccactaccgcactattctggcttgtcgatttccatgcctttgccacgagcggtgaactgacgaaactacgactACGAGTATGCGCATGATGCGgtcttggggaaaaaaaaagcagtgcgttcagtttcattctgtgagttggacagcttgactgaatgttgttatttagagagagaaaaacaagtcgcgtaaggcgaaaatacaacatttagtcaagtagctgtcgaactcacagaatgaaactgaacgcaatgcaatttttcagcaagaccgtatactcgtagcatcgtcagtccaccgctcatggcaaaggcagtgaaattgacaagaagagcggggtagtagttgcgctgagaaggatagcacgcttttctgtacctctcttcgttttaactttctgagcgtgtttttaatccacaaatatatctatatgtttttggaatcaggaaccgacaaggaataagatgaaagtgtttttaaattgatttcgaaaatttaattttgataataatttttatatttttaattttcagagcttgtttttaatccaaatataacatatttatatgtttttggaatcagaaaatgatggagaataagatgaacgtaaatttggatcgttttataaaaaacaatattttttttacaattttccgatttttaatgaccaaactcattaattaatttttaagccaccaagctgaaatgcaataccgaagtccgggcttcgtcgaacattacttgaccaaaatttcaaccaatttggttaaaaaatgagggcgtgacagtgccgcctcaacttttacaaaaagccggatatgacgtcatcaaaggtatttatcgagaaaaaaaagaacgttcggggatatcaatcccaggaactctcatgtcaaatttcataaagatcggtccagtagtttggtctgaatcgctctacacgcacgcacgcacacacacacatacacacacatacacacacacacacacacacacacacacacacacacacacacacacatacaccacgaccctcgtttcgattccccctctatgttaaaacatttagtcaaaacttgactaaatgtaaaaagaagaactAAACTCAAACTTGAGAGTTCAAAGTTACATGCGGCTATGGGTAGGACGTCACATAAACTCAAGTTACTGACTATCCCCCCTCGGCCCCTCCTTGatcttcttgatcttgatcttgataaGTTACGCCAACAGGTCCCAAGCTTGGGAATATACGTTGGCGGAATTTGGGGAGAGCACTTGGTGTTTTAGTCAGCGGTTGGCAGCTTTCCTCTGAATTCGTTGACCGTTGACGACTGGATCGTGTTGTCATCAAGGTTGTTCCAGTCAATAACtgttcttgtgaaaaaagagtACTTGTACACTGGTGTTTTAGTACACTCCACAGTAAAGCACTGGCTGTTGTTTCTTGTGATATTTCTGACTGTGGCTGATGATGTAAAGTCTTTGTTCACTCGTTGTTTCActtgtctttttgatttttgttgctgGATGAATTTCTCAGGGGGTACTGCGGGGACCAGCCCTCTGACCACTTTGAACAGAAATGTGAGTCTCTGTTGTTTCCGGCGTTCCTGGAGTGGGGGAAGCTGTAGTCTGCTGAGCATCTCTGAGACACATCCTGGGTTTCGGTCCCTGTAGTTTTGGGTAATGAATCTGGCTGCTCGTTTCTGTACATTTTCCAGGCTGTCTATATCGCCTTGTTTGTACGGATCCCAGACGAGACAGCTGTACTCCAGGGTTGAGCGGATGAGGGACACATAGGCAGTACGTCTACAGCTTTGTGGGCAGGAACGGAGGTTTCTTCTAAGTAGGCCGAGGGTGGAGTTTGCCTTTTTGACGAttttgttgatgtgtgtggtCCAGCTGAGGTCATCAGTAAAGGTGACGCCTAAGTAGGGATTGCTATTGACTTTCTGGAGAATGTGGTTGTCCAGGTTGTAGAAAAAGCTGGACTTGTTTCTGATGCTAAGGATGTAGCATTTTTTTGCGTTAAAGCGCATGCCCCAGGTGTTTGCCCATTCTTCCAGGGTTTTCAAGTCGGCTTGGAGTATGTGGTGGTCACTGTAGGAGTTGATGGTGCGGTACAGGAGGCAGTCATCTGCAAATAAGCGCACTTGTGACTTCACAGACGCTGGCAAGTCGTTGATGTGGCAGAGGAATAGGACTGGTCCGAGTACGGTACCCTGTGGTACGCCTGAATCTACAGGGACTTCAACTGACTCCTCTCCGTCGACTACCACTCTCATCAGGTCCTAAGTACTGCTGATCGAACTTAGGACCCCGTATTCCACTCATGAAGTCTTATTCGTGATGAAAAGTTTTGTCTTTTAACTTAGAAATCTGCTTCATCGCGAAATCTTTCTTTTCCACTAAACTAAAAATATCAGTGTTCTTTTCTCATTCGTGAACACAACTTATAGTTTctttttctaattttttttcaatggccGTTTCTTTGGGTAACTAAAATGTCATTAGTTCTTTCTGATAAACAATTTTGAATTTTAAGTCCTTTGTTCACAAGAAGTTTTCCTGCGGCAATCAAAATATATTATATCAGTATTTGAACAGAGGGGGTGGAGATGGGTGGGGAGATTCCCATTTGGAGTCCATAATCCATACCGATAAAAAGAGCAAATCGTTGCAACTTCCGCTTCCGTGCAGTATACATGGAGGGGAGAAATCCGCCCCTTTAGCCGGTAAGAAAACGCGAATTTATGTGTCAAAGTCATTTCACGAGTTTGTTCCTGCGATGAAAATCATTTCATATTTCTCCTCAGTAGCgaaacgttttgtttttgtcttgattTGCACGTAAGAAAGTAATGAAATTGTCAAGAAGACAATGTCATTAGCATCCACTTCAATCATCAATGATTTATTTGCATCGTCTGTACAACTAGAAATCATCATGGACTTGCTTGTTCACTATATGTGTTCTCCTTGTTCATGTCAGCTTTATAGATATGCGGACGATTTACCTTTGGTTCCTATATCTGATTCTGTGTTTTAAGAGATAAAACTGTCAAGAACAACTGCAAACGTACACACAATGCGTGCGTGCTCAACGCGAGCCTGAAACTGAGTTTCACATTTTACATACATGTGTTCTTGCTCGGAAACGCCCACGTACATGGAATAAACTGGGATTGTGTTGATGCCTTTAATTGCAAAGTGAAAGCAGTGCACTGTATGCATGATCTTAACGTGCTGTAAATTGCAGAAGATGAAACTCGGCGTTCCCCTTTATGCTTTAAAATCATTGgaagtgacactgacagcacaTGCACTTTATGCATTCAGTTTCAGTATGACTATGATTATTGTTGTTATTTCACTTCAGACCAACTTTGTGTCAGTGTTATGCAACCTTGTCTTTCAAAAGGTCAATCTTCCTGTGTGCGATTAGGCAGCAGCTTGCCTGCCAACCCTGTTTTTATTCTCACTATCCACTTTATATTTCACTCTAGTGATCTTTCTTAGTCTTAAGCGCACCAGCCAATGATTTCCTCAGGATACTGAAGAAGAAGACGTACTCTGAAACgtgaattttttttatctgcaCATGACATCATTTTCATGGGTTAACTTAATCACTCAGGAGAAAGccgaaaaaaaatgttatgctGACTTCTTTGCCATTTGAGAGCCTTATTCAGTTATTGTGTTCGTGATACGGTAGAGTTGGACACTTGATTGATGCCTACTTTTCCACAGCAGTATTCTTCATTTGGTAGAATCAAAAAGCATAATACTATATTCACAGGAACATGATGTTGTTCAGTATCAAAGAAAGCTTCACAAGATATGTACCCTGCGTCCAACATCCTATCTTCTGTCTGGATAAATAGTGCTGTGcaataaaataaattatttaaagTTTTAGTTCCCCTAAGCTCAAAATTGAAATGCAACTTTCACCATTAAAAGTTTTGTAAatccacattaaaaaaaaatctatgtAGATACGATAGTGCAATTAGGGGCAGACAAGGTCACTGCAGTCAAACCTGTTTGTaatgaccacccaagggactgaccaAAAGTGTTTGTTAAACTCACAAAACCAGTGGTCACTattgaaaggtgaattatatgtATGTTTAAATAAAACTTTTGTAAAAACGCCGGGGCTCCTTTTGGGTGGTTGTTGTGGGCAGTTGgtcgttattgagaggtggTAGCCAGGCCAGGTTAGACTTCTATAGAGTGTATTGGTAAACAATGGTATTGTCCAGTATTACATGTTGCAGATGTTGATCTGTGTCtgctttgtgtacactacattggggtgtgcacgttaaagatcccacgattgacaaactggtttttcctggcaaaattgtataggcatagataaaaatgtccaccaaaatacccgtgtgacttggaataataggccgtgaaaagtaggatatgcgccgaaatggctgcgatctgctggcagatgtgaatgcgtgatgaattgtgtaaaaaaaatccatctcacacggcataaataaatccctgcgccatgaatatgtgcgcgatataaattgcataaaataaatataaaaaaattaaaaaataaatccctgcgcttagaactgtacccacggaatacgcgcgataaaagcctcatattgattgattgattgaaacaaAAAGTGTCCATGTCATTGTAATGCACATGTGTGTGAAGAGAATTATTTGAATGAGAAGTAAAGAACTCTGCAATTTataatacagtagaaccccccttttaagacctccaaaaatctgataaaatcaggtcttaaaaaggagggtgtttttttttaaaagggggtaaatttacagaggattgtatgaacagaaagtctaagatAACAAGGTGTTAAAactaaagggagggagtcttaaattgggctgggggttgggggtcttaaaaagggagttACGTACAGTGcaatctgtctttctttgcagTGAAGAGTGAAACACATCTGAAACATCAAGATGATCGGGGGACTGTTTATGTACAACCACAAGGGGGAGGTGCTCATTTCACGAGTGTTCAGAGATGACATCGGGTAAGTGGATCAAGCTGTGCTGTTTACTTAGGTAGAGCTGTGAGATGTTATATCATTGCAAGTAGGTCAGCCGTCCATTGTCTTAAACTTAAAGGGATGCTtttgtctttttggtcagtCTGCAGTtgcttgaacacatttttatttcttttttcttctaattAGCTGCTTGTTTGAATGataggtgagtgtgtgtgtgctgatgacACAGCACCTTCTCCCAACATCAAAAATACATTTACTTTGTTTTTGGAAAAAGACAGAGTAGAAGACTTCATCATCTCAACAGAGAAATTTGTTACAAGCTTGATGGATGTGAAAACAGATGGTTGACTCATAATAGTGAAAAAATAATACCTACCTCTAGTTTACAAATTTCAGTTTCAGTATCACCAACAATTTATTTGGAACTCATTGTAACCAAACTTTTTACAGGCGGAATGCGGTGGACGCGTTCCGTGTCAACGTCATCCATGCACGACAGCAAGTTCGCTCTCCTGTGACCAACATCGCTCGCACCAGCTTCTTCCACATCAAGCGTTCCAACATCTGGGTGGCGGCCGTCACCAAGCAGAATGTTAACGCCGCCATGGTCTTTGAGTTTCTGCACAAGATGGTGGAAGTGATGCAGGCCTACTTCGGCAAAATCTCCGAAGACAACATCAAGAACAACTTTGTGCTCATCTATGAAATTTTGGATGGTAAGCTTTTGAAATCAAATAGGTAGAATCTCTGAAGGAAATCGCCAAGAACAGTTTTGTGCTCATCTATGAATCTTGGATGGTAAGCTTTCAGGCGTGAAAATCTTCAGACTTTTGCTCTGAGCTCGAAGGATGCAATTTCAAACCAATTGTTTTACTTCATGCCCAGAATTTCTGTAAAATTTTGAGTGACAAAACATTTTCAGACTATTGTGTGTGTCCTACTTCCTATGTGAGCTTTGAACTTTAAATGGGCTTGGATGAAGAAGCATCAGGATGTGCATAATGTGGAGGAGAtattttacaaaatgtacacaacGTACAAATTTGAAACAAGTGAACACGGTAAGCTGCTCAACGGAGCAATTTGGGTGATCGAGGAAGAGATTTAAAACTACCAACAGGGTTGTAAACTTTGAAGGATATTGAGATTGTACGGAGAAAATTCCACTTAAGTCGAGGACAATTTGACTTTCAAAGAGGCGATTCTCATTAAgcaagtttttttcttcttcaggaaATGGTAGGGAAGCAACAAGGATGTATTTTATTTGGGTTCTTCTTTTATTGTATTTTTATGTGTGTTCACGTACAGAATCTCTGTCTTGGCGGGCATCTGCATATCattctgattttgtgtgtgtattttgcagAGATTCTTGACTATGGGTACCCCCAGAATACAGACACTGGCATCTTGAAAACTTTCATCACACAACAGGGTGTCAAGTCTCAGGTAGGGTTCTGCCTTCTCTGTATAGCTTTACATTTATGTTTACTTCATGTCAAATATGCATGTGAAATTAAACAGATGTACATGTGTCAGGCCAAGTGTTACATTTTCATAACTTTTGTAATCCCATAACTTTTGTGCAGTTCTGAATGTTGGGgatgatttttgagtcacttgagaaaaagtgactctatgtaatcggtcagtgttagtctgtccggccggccggccgtccgtagacaccaccttaacgttggacttttctcggaaactatcaaagcgatcgggctcatattttgtttagtcgtgacctccaatgacctctacactttaacgatggtttcgttgacctttgacctttttcaaggtcacaggtcagcgtcaaaggaaaaattagacattttatatctttgacaaacttttctcggaaactatcaaagcgatcgggctcatattttgtttagtcgtgacctccaatgacctctacactttaacgatggtttcgttgacctttgacctttttcaaggtcacaggtcagcgtcaaaggaaaaattagacattttatatctttgacaaagttcatcggatgtgattgaaactttgtaggattattctttacatcaaagtatttacatctgtagccttttacgaacgttatcagaaaaacaagggagataactagccttttctgttcggcaacacacaacttaacgttgggcttttctcggaaactataaaagtgaccgggctcaaattttatgtgaacgtgactcattgtgttgtgaatagcaatttcttcctgtccatctgatgcctcatataatattcagaactgcgaaagtgactcgatcgagcgtttgctcttcttgttagtaCAGTGTTTTAGACTTAGACTTGAATTTTCCAGCAATAGGATATCAAAGTAGGAAAATGAcaggcgctgtggcggggtggtaagacgtcggcctcttaatcggaaggtcgagggttcgaatcccggccgctgccgcctggtggattaagtgtggagatttttccgatcttccaggtcaacttatgtgcagacctgctagtgacttatcccccttcgtgtgtacacgcaagcacaagaccaagtgcgcacggaaaagatcctgtaatccatgtcagagttcggtgggttatagaaacacgaaaatacccagcatgcttcctccgaaagcggcgtatggctgcctaaatggcagggtaaaaacggtcatacacgtaaaattccactcgtgcaaagaaaaacacgagtgtacatgggagtttcagcccacgaacgcagaagaagaagaagaagaaagtaggAAAATAAATGCAACGAGGATGAAAGTCTATTGTTCATttgaatgcttgttattctcttaggtgccaggagattggttccgtataactctcactttctcaattgcacatgtcgtatgcattacttccctttgtttctcagatcatcAATGTGATAATCATTTCTGCAGACAAAAGAAGAAACGGCCCAGATAACATCACAAGTGACGGGCCAAATTGGTTGGCGACGCGAAGGTATCAAGTATCGTCGCAACGAACTCTTCCTGGATGTGTTGGAGTCGGTCAACTTGCTTATGTCACCGCAAGGTGAGTTCTGTTATGTGTCCCTCTGTTTTAAGTCCTCAAGCAAATGCATTACGTCTTATAAATGAGTGGGTGGGGTCGAGGTAAATTTGTAGACTTTTGTGAAGATAACGTCTTGGGTGTTGGAGAACAAGGCCTAAAAAACATCATTTGAAATCCAGCACAGTTTTATACGTATCAGAATTCTCATGGTTGAAAATGTTTTGCTTTGTCACATGTAGATTTTGCTGCCGTTTCATTGCAAGTGCTGTTTAGTTACAGTAATACTTGCTGTTTGATAGTTACTAGGTTCTAAATGCACACATAACTACTGTGGCACAGTGTATATAGTAACAAGCAGAACGTATATGATAACTACTGTATCACATTGTATCACAGGTCAGGTTCTGAGTGCCCATGTGGCTGGCCGCATCGTCATGAAGAGCTACCTGATAGCAAGATAACTACTGTATCACATTGTATAACGTACATGATATCTACTGTATCACATTGTATAACGTACATGATAACTACTGTATCGCATTGTATCACAGGTCAGGTTCTGAGTGCCCATGTGGCTGGCCGCATCGTCATGAAGAGCTACCTGAGCGGCATGCCGGAGTGCAAGTTCGGCATCAACGACAAAGTCCTGATGGAGAGCAAGGGAAAGAGCAGTCTGGACGACTCCACTCGAGTCAGCGGCAGCAGGTGAGGATGATGATGTCATCTTAATTCTTCCGAAGACAGAGTGTGGCTGCTTATATGGCGGGGTGATTGAAAATGGTCGTGCATTTAATCTTCCCATTTGCATGACAAAGTCGCCTTGTCTGTGCCAAGTAGCCCTGCAAGTGTTTCGTGTGAGCACCATTAACAATGACATGTAGTTGTGATTACTTCAGTATGAGTCTGTGGTAACAAGGGGCTATGATGATGACAGTGGCATTGATGATACACAGACAGTTTTTTGGTACAGATGCtttatgtgttttgtaattGTTGCCGTTTTTGTTATCTGATTTATTGTTATTTGCCTCGGCACAGCGGCGGCAAGACGTCCATTGCGATCGATGACTGCCAGTTCCACCAGTGTGTCAAGCTGAGCAAGTTCGAGACGGAGCACAGCATCAGCTTTATCCCCCCAGACGGAGAGTTTGAACTCATGAGGTCAGTTTCATAAAGGCTTTATTGAATTTTCCTTATAATTCTTATAAAATGTGTGGCTTATGATCGTGT is a window from the Littorina saxatilis isolate snail1 linkage group LG10, US_GU_Lsax_2.0, whole genome shotgun sequence genome containing:
- the LOC138978841 gene encoding AP-2 complex subunit mu, with product MIGGLFMYNHKGEVLISRVFRDDIGRNAVDAFRVNVIHARQQVRSPVTNIARTSFFHIKRSNIWVAAVTKQNVNAAMVFEFLHKMVEVMQAYFGKISEDNIKNNFVLIYEILDEILDYGYPQNTDTGILKTFITQQGVKSQTKEETAQITSQVTGQIGWRREGIKYRRNELFLDVLESVNLLMSPQGQVLSAHVAGRIVMKSYLSGMPECKFGINDKVLMESKGKSSLDDSTRVSGSSGGKTSIAIDDCQFHQCVKLSKFETEHSISFIPPDGEFELMRYRTTKDISLPFRVIPLVREVGRQKMEVKVVVKSNFKPSLLAQKVEVRIPTPLNTSGVQVICMKGKAKYKASENAIVWKIKRMGGMKECQLSAEIELLATNDKKKWTRPPISMNFEVPFAPSGFKVRYLKVFESKMNYSDHDVIKWVRYIGRSGLYETRC